In the genome of Cryptomeria japonica chromosome 8, Sugi_1.0, whole genome shotgun sequence, one region contains:
- the LOC131066858 gene encoding uncharacterized protein LOC131066858 → MGGCVSNAGDIKLLKADGKMIRLEPPLYAKDIIWDDEYRNYGIFDAGSVRRLGLLLARPLPPHAKLRPSRLYYLVPLPLSFTNMPPSQKLKSYSLRQRGGSGKGEMSISVKSRTKAEDSASFITQPQTEGNMNAGLLENVATPLLIQSNTSTRGRQISSASGWKPSLYTIAELYSDG, encoded by the exons ATGGGGGGATGCGTGAGTAATGCAGGAGACATAAAGCTTTTGAAAGCAGACGGGAAAATGATACGGCTTGAACCTCCTCTGTATGCCAAAGACATAATTTGGGATGATGAATACAGAAACTATGGGATTTTCGATGCCGGATCGGTGAGGCGTCTGGGCCTTCTCTTAGCACGCCCTTTGCCTCCCCATGCCAAGCTTCGTCCCTCTCGTCTTTATTATCTGGTTCCCCTGCCTCTCTCTTTCACTAATATGCCCCCATCCCAAAAGCTTAAATCGTATTCTCTGAGACAAAGGGGAGGATCAGGGAAGGGGGAAATGTCAATATCAGTGAAGTCGCGAACCAAGGCGGAAGATTCAGCTTCTTTCATTACTCAGCCCCAAACTGAGGGAAATATGAACGCAGGGCTTCTTGAAAATGTTGCGACTCCATTGTTGATCCAGTCTAATACTAGTACAAGAGGCCGGCAGATCTCCAGCGCGTCAGGATGGAAGCCTAGTCTCTACACAATTGCTGAGCTCTACAGT GATGGTTGA